The Pieris rapae chromosome 1, ilPieRapa1.1, whole genome shotgun sequence genome contains the following window.
GGGTACGCGAAGGCGATAGCAATAAGGTATAAGCCAATCGATGCCATTGCTAAACTGAAAatgtatagtatattttttgtaagctAAAGTATAAATAGGTGTGCCTGTGTGCGCGTGTTTCTATACTAGCGTACTAAAGATTACATACTAATCATCGAATGGCAATGATCTTAGGACATTTTCCTCCATCGTGCCAAAGGACCAGTAACCAAGCACGCCGAACACAGTTGTAAAAACGGTTGGAATAAACATGCCCACTGTGAGCATTCCGCACGGTTTCGTCAATACCTTTGGATCCTTTAAAGCCTTGTCTATGGATAGTATctgaaagaaaaatgtataatttctgCCCTTTGTAAAACGGCGCTGCTTAGTAAAGCGGCTAAGCTGTTGAATAATGGCTCATTAAGCTAGTTAGCTACGACACATATATAACTACTCAGACTTAGCCACTGGAGTATATTCTTTATGTAGAAGGAACGGCACTTAGTATAGTGCATATAGTACCATTCTTTTTGctcttacattttaaatacgaTTACTTACAACAGCAACCGCGCTCAAGTTAAACAAGATAGTTCCAATGACGAAGAATAAAGCTAAAGGATCCGTACACGCGTATACGATTACTCCATGAGGTGCTAAGAATATGTGGTATATTATCAGTACCAGTCCCGCCATGTTCAAGTAATTACctgaaacatttttcaaatacaaaatgCGGGACATTATAAAGAATTTggaagataatttaaatgtcaatgctaataattaaaataaatagaaatatttatatttttgtatatttgtaatgaatatctttaaaaactaCTGGATTTGTTCTCTTTACTTCAGGCATTTTATGCATTGTATAAAAAGGGGGTAAGGCATTAGGCTCATCTAACTTATACCACGCCCATGGACTCAAAGGCGTTCAAAGGCGTTCAAAGGCGTTGCCAGTCTtctaagaattagtacgctcctttcttgaaagaccctaaattgaattggtttggaaatagtTCAGTGGTTAGCTGATTCCACAGAGCGGTGGCGCGCGGGAAAATCTTAGAAGCCTGATCCCGTACTTGTCTATTGAtagaaattactttttttacgcTCAACGTTGCCAGAAGGCTTACAAAAACATTAGCAGCCTTTGATACACTTTCTAATCATAGCCAAACGACTTACCAAGCATTGATATATAGCTGACAATTGACAATGtcttcataaaatattgtaggAATAGATACGGAATCAACAGAGACAATATAGCCGGTTTTGAAGTTTTCCAATCCAtgatctataataattaacataacaaCGGCGTtttcattaaatgtattaatcattttatgttttagatgTGTAAGAAAATACTAACATCCCTTAAACTATCGGTTGTAAATATGACGAAAACCGTGCAAATCCCCAATTGACTCAAAAgcataaatattgatattatcattctgaaaacaataaatatacattttattcaaactcttttttaaattctctGCAAAGGAGTATTTGGTTACAGGAATGCCAAGTTCCGAgtcaactatttttaaataatttatattaatttagggCGTTCACCACCACATGGATCGCCCTAAAAATAATAGAGGCGCTGGACTGAAACTGGTATATACAGATTGTCCTCTCCAGATGTTTTTTGCTGATCACGACGCTACAGACTGGAGAgaggatatttatatatacgtatacttGGAGAGAGACGTACatctatacattatatatatatacatacatttacttGATATTATAGATAGctaatggaaaaaaaaatataaaatagatcaGACTTTTAGGATAGGTAAGTTGGAATTAATTTACTTCTtccaaaattgtaaaatacaaaattaagcGAAAAAAACTAGCGGTATGTGTAACAAAAGCAA
Protein-coding sequences here:
- the LOC110994456 gene encoding proton-coupled amino acid transporter-like protein CG1139, producing the protein MAYFNLMRTLWGAGVLGLPLAVSQAGIILGPIMTTALGLLIIHMHLTLLWCLNEISRQLKIPYISYRYGFRVALLHGPTILHRIGERGPMIISIFMLLSQLGICTVFVIFTTDSLRDIMDWKTSKPAILSLLIPYLFLQYFMKTLSIVSYISMLGNYLNMAGLVLIIYHIFLAPHGVIVYACTDPLALFFVIGTILFNLSAVAVILSIDKALKDPKVLTKPCGMLTVGMFIPTVFTTVFGVLGYWSFGTMEENVLRSLPFDDYFHMLPYSHTRGVCGICRQFMHHHACFRISSCDGTLYFVPQRLWIL